In the Alkalinema sp. FACHB-956 genome, one interval contains:
- a CDS encoding photosystem II protein D1 produces NRANLGMEVMHERNAHNFPLDLAAGESAPVALQAPAING; encoded by the coding sequence TCAACCGGGCTAACCTGGGGATGGAAGTGATGCACGAGCGTAACGCTCACAACTTCCCTCTGGACTTGGCTGCTGGCGAGTCTGCACCTGTAGCACTGCAAGCACCTGCAATCAACGGTTAA